TAATTAAAACAATCCTACTTTCTACCAGAGAAAAATAGAGCATTCATCCCTAGAAATCTTTACACGAAAAGATGATGTTTTTAATCTGTGATAGCCAGCATGTGTGGACACATCCTGGTGGAAGGATGGAGCTGAGCAAAGCTGAGGCAGGAGGGTCAGCCAGAAACATAGACAGTTATGTACAGCGGTCTCCGTTTGGATATGTGATGCCTCATTTAGAAGATATGTGAGAGAGCTTGGAAAGAAAGTAGTGGATCCTGGTGTTAGATGCTGCAAAGTAGGAGGTCAGTCACTCTTGCACTAGGGTTTTGGGGACCGAGTGCTAGTTAGAGGAAGCAGGGACTCAGTGTCCTATCCATCTCTATTGGCCCTCAGGTTCTTGTGCATTTGCTGTCTGGTGAACCTTAATGACAGCTGTTGGAGCTGCACATTCCTCAGGGCCCTCCAACCGCTGCCAGAAGCACTCGTTCAAGCAGCCGTTGTCTCACAACCCTTTGTCCCTTTCTTTTAaaccatctttgtggccttGGTTTTCAGGTAGCATGGCACAGCATAAAGGTTGGGACCTGCTGGCCATCCTCTTTGGCAGCTCTCTCCAGAATGTCTGGTCACCAAGGCTCTCCCAAGTGGGGAAGAGATCCCAGACTGTAGTTGGAAGCACGAAGAAGAGAGGGCTGATGCTTGTGAGTATGCCACTACCGGTGTGTGTACCAGCAATCAAGACTGGTTATCCAGTAAACTGCCATCCCATCACTGGCAGCAAAGGACACCCTGGTAAATTCAGCATTCAGTGGGGTACAATGGAATGTGGGAAAGCAGTTGGCAGGGGGTTAGCAGTTTGCTGCACAAGCTTTACAACATAACTTACCATCAGGGGAAATTGCTGCTGGTTCCAAGAGTAAAAGCATCCCTGTTAATAGCCCAGTTACTTCATTCTGAAAGACTGTATCAGGTGAATGCAGATCTCTTTACATCCCTACAGGCTGGCTCACTGTGAAGGACAGCCTCCTGCAAGGAAGCCCTGAGAGAACAGAATTTGCCCAGAATGCTAAAATTTAATGTTACTTTTTCTCAAAACTTGCTCAAACTCTAGTTTCACCTGGCCAGATAGCAGAAATCCAGATGGGGTCTTATTAAAACATCCCACGATTTATAACTGCTCAGAATTCCCACTGCCAGGATGCTCTACAACAGGCTGAGAAAAAAACTCGAGCCCtgaagctggggctgagcaAACTGCTGGACCCGAGGGGAGAAGACATCAACTGAACTCCAGGGACAGACAGCACTCGGCCAAATGCTCCTGTCCAAACAGGCAAAGCTCCCACATAAATCAACATAATCTTAATGACCGCATATAATCTACCTGCAATGTATACACTACAGGCGAGGAGCTGCCCTTTGTAGGATTATCCCAGTGTTTTATTCCTAGACCCAAGATTTATGGCGTTGATGGGTGCTTTATGCCTATTTCCATTTAAGGAATGGAAATGCATTGTGAAAATAAGTAGGATCAACCCAACCCCTGCAATTATGTCTTAGCATACCTTAAAAGCCATATAATTTCAAATTCTTCCGATTCATATTCATGCATCacctaaaaatgtatttactagCACACTTTTCTAAGAAAGGCAGAAACAGTTTGGAGGGATGAGGGAGATGCGGGGCTGCCTCCATCCTGAGGAGGTTTGCCCTACCTCCCACATCTGTCCGCAGCAGATCTTTCTGGGAGGTGAGGAAATCTCACCCCAGTTCCACTTCCAAGCAAAGTTCCTATCAAATTTACagaagccagagaaaaaaaagtaggtaGTTTTGGATTGGAAAGAGTGAAGCTGCTTTTGAGTTATgatacaaaacatatttttttctttccttcaccttCCTAATATAACTTCCAATTACATTTTTAGAGTTTcatgagaaagaaagagaagatgttCAATGTTGCAAGACTGGGATTTCCTATGATATTCAAAATTTTACGGCTGGCTTCCCAGCGTGCCGCTGCCGGGGTGTGATCCCAAGGGaactgcagcagaggctgggatGTCACCGCTGCCTGCCGTGACTGTGACCATGCAGATGAGCAGAAGTGCTATTCTTGCGGAGAGTTTGGACACATTCAGAAAGACTGCACCAAAGTGAAATGCTATAGGTGTGGTGAAACTGGCCATGTAGCCATCAACTGCAGCAAGACCAGTGAAGTCAACTGCTATCGCTGCGGCGAGTCAGGGCACCTTGCACGAGAATGCACAATTGAAGCTACAGcctaattattttcctttgtcgcccctcctttttctgatttttctgacCCCGAGAGCCGGCGGGTCCCGGTGCCACCCAGGCGGCGTGTCCCTGCCCCGCACTGGGCTTGGGATGGGGATGAAGACGAAGCTATTCTGCGAGTGCCATCCAGGGGACGAGAGCTGtacttcagctgctgctcctggggggcTCCAGGGAAAGCTGGGGGCTTGGGTGGTGGGGGCTGTTGAAGCGTGACTCTGTGGTTGTgggtgacaggacaagagaaaacgGCCTcgagctgtgccaggggaggtttagatgggatggcaggaaaaatttcttcgcTGAAAGGGGTGTCAggcgttggaacaggctgcccagggagcgGTGGGATCACCGTCCTGGGAAGTGCTTAAAAAAGAGGGAGATGTGGTGCTGGAGGACGTGGGTCGCAGTGGGCtcggcagtgctgggttaacggctGGCCTCGATGgtttaaaggtcttttccaaccgaaATGACGGTGGTTCTCTTTTGATCAGGAGGGGGCAACCGCAGTGCGATGCCTGGAGCTTTCCCAGGCCCACCCAGAGCTCAGCCTGCCCATGGAATGGGAATGCGATGGGAACTGAGAAGTGTCAGGAGCTTGTGACGGGACCGCAACCCCCACAGCTGGTCAACCCCCCAGATTTAGGCGGTTAGAGTTTGTGTGTCCCCAGGCGCCCCTCACtgcagggtgggggtgtgggggtgtgggggcagggggcacccCCGGTGACACCTCAGTCCCTGTCCCCGGTCGCACCCCAAACCAGGGGGCTGTTGCTTGACAAAGCACCGGAGCCTGGGAGGGCAAACCCACCCCACGGTGCTGCGGCCACCAGCCGGGGCTACCGGGCGTTTAACGGGGCTGCACCGCGAACCTGCTTGAGAAGGAGCACAAGGAAACACGTTTTTCCCTCCTTGTCATACACATTAACAGGGGAAAACCCCTGTCTTCAACCGTTGTCACCGTCCGGGTGCTTTAACAGGGTTTTCCCGCTGTGTGCTGCGGTGGCCTGGGGCTGCCCGCGGGGACCGCGactcctttccccccccccccgcccccccggggtCCTGTTGGCCGGTACCGGCGCTGGGATGGCTGGGTGGCCGTGCCCGCTGGGCCTCAGGGAGGGaccgggggccgcgggggctCACCTTGAGGATGCGCGGGTTGCACAACATGCTGTCCCGGGCCACCCCCAGCCGCTCGTTCTCGCTGCCCGGCTCCACCTCGGCCAGGGTCAGCGGCCGCCGCGGGGGTgccgctccgccgcccgccATGCCGCCGCGCTGAGGGGAGCCGGGGCCAcggagctgcagctcccacccGTGAGCGCCGGGGTGGCGGTGCCCCGTCTCCTAGCAACCGCCGTCCCACGCCGTTGGTCCGTCGCTTTGATGGGTCCGGCTGGGGCCGCTTCCGCGGGGCGGTCGGAACGGAGAATCCGGGGCCGAGCGCGGAGGGACCGTCTTGTGGGGGGACCGGCCTGCAGGGGCACCACGCTGCGGGAGGACGCCGGGCGGTGTGGAGGTGAGGCGGGAGGCCGCCGCGGGCGGGAGCGTTGTCGCCGCGGGGTGGGAGGCCGCGTTGCCCCGGCTGGGGAGTGGGACAGGCTGGCGGGGAAGGCGTCGTGGTCCCTGCGGGGTCTGCGGTTTGCCGCCTCGGCCCACGCCGTTGCTACCGAGAGGCCTGTGGTTGCTCCAGGGGCCTCCCTCGCCTTCGGTAGTCCCGGAGTGGGGCGGAGGGTGAtggcgggccgggcggcgcgggggaCGTGTGTCCGCAAGGGGCCCTGGCCCGGGGCAGCGGCATGCGGCCTGGCTTTGTTCGCAGTTCGGCGCTGGGGCGGGCTGGGTGGCGCTGGGTGGCTTGGAgggtgtgtgtcccccccagaGCTGCGTGGCGCTGGGTGGCTTGGGGGGGTGATCCCCCATAGCTGGGTGGCGCTGGGTGGGTTGGTGTCTGTGTCCCCAGAATTGCACGATGGTGTCTGTGTCCCCAGAGGTGCATGATGGTATGTGGGTTGGTGTCCGTGTCTCCCCAAAGCTGTATGATGATGTGTGTGTCCCCTAGAGCTGCATGGTGGTGTGTGGGTTGGTGTCTGTGTCCCCCCAGAGCTctgtggtggtgggtgggtTGGTGTGTGTTCCCCCCCCGAGGTTTCAGGGCAGCTGCTTCCCAATGGAGGTAACGTCTGGTACCTGTCAGCGCTGGAAACTGCGTTGGGGATGTGAAATTCAACGTCTTGTGTTTCAGGGATGACAGGATGTTGCTTTGTGAAGTGTTGTTTATGTGCTGGCTGTAGAAAACGTGCTCAAAAATGCTTCCTGTGTGCTCTGTTTAACTGTAGTTTTCAACAACAGGTTTGCTTTGGTTATAGAGTCCATTGGAGCTGGTAGGTCTTGGCTAGGCTTGGGCCTGTTTGAACATGGGCAAAGCTCATTAGAAGCTTCTAATTAGAGAATTTTGTTTTAGTGCTGGTTAGTCTGatatttctttattgtttttagTCTGTTGCTATCTCAGTGATGTAAGCAGAGTTGAATGTAGCAGTCTGTCATTCCTTGGTTATTTAAATCAACTTAAAGCTAATAAAGTGTACCCTTTATTCTTACAGGAAAGCAATTTTAAGGCTGAATACAACTGTGATGCACATTGTTTGATGAAGGCGGCATTGCTTTTTTGTAGTCACTTTGCAGAATTAGTTGGATTGCGAAGTAAGTATCCACATCGTATGTTCCTAAGATCATACTGAGTAgttctgcagtattttaatgttttaggTGGGGAGCTGTTTTTGGGGAGTGGGAgttggtgtttttatttttactgtgtaatGGTACATAAATTATAGCACTTGAGTAAAACTAATCTTTTATTTAAGGTAAGGAAAAGtatgacaggaaaagaaagtgtgaACGATTTTCAAGTTCAAGATTTtctcaggaagaagaaaaagaagaagagaaaacacaaagaataCAATGAGGCATGTGAAAGTGATGGAAAAGAAGATACACAAAATGCAGAGTTTAGTCGTGCTTCTCCAGTGCTGTTTGAAGATCAAGCAGCACAGAACGATGAAGGccataaaaagaagaagaaaaaaaagaccaaggagaagaaacaagagTCTTTGTTAGATAATTCTTGTGTAGAACTGGAACATGAAATTAGTAACGAAATGGCAGCACAGAACGATGAAGGCCgtaaaaagaagaagaaaaaaaagaccaaggAGGAGAAGCAAGAGTCTTTGTTAGATAATTCTTGTGTAGAACTGGAACATGAAATTAGTAACGAAATGGCAGCACAGAACGATGAAGGCCgtaaaaagaagaagaaaaaaaagaccaaggAGGAGAAGCAAGAGTCTTTGTTAGATAATTCTTGTGTAGAACTGGAACATGAAATTAGTAACGGAATGGCAGCACAGAACGATGAAGGCCgtaaaaagaagaagaaaaaaaagaccaaggAGGAGAAGCAAGAGTCTTTGTTAGATAATTCTTGTGTAGAACTGGAACATGAAATTAGTAACGAAATGGCAGCACAGAACGATGAAGGCCgtaaaaagaagaagaaaaaaaagaccaaggAGGAGAAGCAAGAGTCTTTGTTAGATAATTCTTGTGTAGAACTGGAACATGAAATTAGTAACGAAATGGCAGCACAGAACGATGAAGGCCgtaaaaagaagaagaaaaaaaagaccaaggAGGAGAAGCAAGAGTCTTTGTTAGATAATTCTTGTGTAGAACTGGAACATGAAATTAGTAACGAAATGGCAGCACAGAACGATGAAGGccataaaaagaagaagaaaaaaaagaccaaggAGGAGAAGCAAGAGTCTTTGTTAGATAATTCTTGTTTAGAACTGGAACATGAAACTAGTAACGAAATGGCAGCACAGAACGATGAAGGCCgtaaaaagaagaagaaagaaaagaccaaGGAGGAGAAGCAAGAGTCTTTGTTAGATAATTCTTGTTTAGAACTGGAACATGAAACTAGTAACGAAATGGCAGCACAGAACGATGAAGGCCgtaaaaagaagaagaaagaaaagaccaaGGAGGAGAAGCAAGAGTCTTTGTTAGATAATTCTTGTGTAGAACTGGAACATGAAATTAGTAACGAAATGGCAGTGGATGcttcccaaaagaaaaagaagaaaaagaagcgGAAGCATAATGATAGTATAGATGAGCAAAGCAGTGTAGCCTGTGTCACAGTAGATCAGCACACCACTGAAAGTTGTCAGGAGGTCAGTGCTGATGATGTTCTAAATAAACAATttgttaagaagaaaagaaaagaaaaattgcctgAAGAGGATGAGGTCCATGAGCTGCCTACCTCAGAAACACATGATAAAAATGACAATGAAAGAccaaaaaagaagaagaaggaaagacGCAGTAGTACCCAAAATATGGAGGAAGACGTAGATGTTGCTGTTGATGAGTCACTGTTGTCACCTCCAGAGCAAAAGAGGCAAAGGAAAGACACAGTGTTGCCATTACCAGTGGATGAGGGTGATGTGGCAACACCCCAACAACAGCATGAAGGTGGTGACTGTGATGCTTCTCCTGCCATGAGTGAAGAGTCTGCAAATGTAGCTGCTGAGTTTTCGAAGCCGACCAAAGCAGCTGATCAGTCGCCTCAAAAAACTCCAGCCCATGCTAGAAAAcgaaaaaaaagtatcacttctgtcacagaaaaaagctgttcagaaTCTGACATACTGTAAGTTTAACTTTTGTTTGTGCGTTTTGCATGCCCaccaacaccccccaccccccccacccccatgtTTCTATCAGATTATTTGGGTCCcagatttttcttcagtctgttttgtatgcatttttaaaaacaacttcaaaaagCTTTACAGTATGTTGAGCTGTTATAGAGACCTATTTTAAGAGTTTAGTTATTTTGTGAAGATACAGTGAAAATTTGTAGGAGTACAATACCATCGCCTTCAGCATAGAATATTTTCTCCTATTTAAAAACTATAGgtccagaaataatttttgtgcaAGCAATTCatattagtaaaaataaaagggtgGTGGAgaaagggattttatttttttaatttggtggTATTTATAGTAAACATATGCGTTTTTACCAAGCAACTAGTAAAGTCAGCTAAAGACTTCAATGTTCTGTAAAGATAAATGCTCATGCAGGTGGCTCTTGATGCTTTTACAGTGTCTAGAACCCACAAAAAGAGCACTAGTAAGAGACAGATGGGAAAATTCTGTGTTGCCAGTGGTAGCAAGAGACACTGTTTCTTTGGTATGTCCATGTGTGAGAGTTTTGCGGGAAAGCTGTGGAATTTCAAAACTTCAGCAAGctctttcaatattttaagTATAGAAGTTTTATAATAAATTACATTGATGTTAAAGGATTGGAAATATAAGGGGGTGGATGTGTGAAGTattctttgttctttaattAATGAACATGTTGATTCTTTTAATGGTAGAGAAACTAACAATCTCTGTTTTGGAGCTCTGgtgatgtattttattttatgcttcttaaaaaatttttttaagtatcagGACACCAGAACCCTCGGCATCAAATAGAAAGAAGGGCAAGAATAGTTCCTTAACTGAAATGTTAGCCTCTGAGGAGGGTAATCTGGATGATGAAGAGTGTCTGGATGATGAAGAGGAGCTGAAATCTAGCACATACTCAATTGTGGATTTGGATACTGCAAAACGAGAACTGGAAGAGTTTATTCCTCATGTGAGGAATATATCAGACAGTTCAATCAGAAAGGCTGGAAGAGACCTAGTGAGGtttaaagagtttaaaaaacaagGTGAGCTCTCTAAAATACTGTTGCAGTGAGGAAGGGCTATGCAGCTGTGCTAATAGAGGGTAAATAATTAGGTTTTGTATTGTGTCTGTCACGTCCATGGAGTCTGGTTCCTTTCATTCCGATGGAGgtactttctgtttctgtgcttcacAGCATCTCAGCTCTTGGTTTGtctctttcagttttctttttttgacttcTGAATTTGTTCCTCtttcattatatgtttgctAGAACCTGAAATGTAACGTACAAGAGGTGGTACTTGAAGTTTGTTATTCAATTTCcactccccccatcccccccccccccccccccccccccaaaaaaaaaaaaaaaaaaaaaaaaaaaaaaaatctgtacattTTAGGTATTGCTATCAAGTTTGGCAGATTTTCGCAGAAGGAAAATGATCAAGTCCGGAAAAATGTTGAACAGTTCTTGGCGATTACTGGAATAGACAGTGCTGAAAAACTCCTGTTTACCTCAAGATATCCAGAAGATAAAGAAACTATTAGTCgtctaaaagcagaaaatctgttttgtgaaaaaatTTGTAAGTATTTAAGTTCCTTCTTGAATATCTGAATGTTACATTCCACAGCCTGGTGATATCgtgatgtattttttaaactaatttttcattgaaaagcaCTAATGTTGCTAAATTTGGCAAAAGAGGGGTATGCTGCTGATATTATGTAGTTGATAATCTGTACAGTATActgttcttactttttttttcttgggtatGAAGAGCTAGAGATTAAAATACCCTTATGACCAGCAGCACTTACAGAATTTCAAACTTGCATTTGGGCTTTATGGCTTAAGGTGCATTATTTGCTAGGCTATAAGTAAGCATAATGAGTTATTAATGGGAGATGTGATTATGTCCTGTCTGAAATTGTCAACTGTTCTTAGCGCGCGTAATTAGGTGGCAGGTTTAGGACTGAGTAATGACAGAAACCGAAAGAATTTAGGTCATTAGCCAATGTAGTTAGTTTTTCAAGACTTGAGGAAAACAAACTTCTTGCAGTCAAGATTCTGTTTGCAGGAGGATCATATCTTCTCTTCCTCCACTCATTTTGTTGGGCTCTTCTTGGCtagaaaacatttgtatttcataTGGCAAACATGCTCATTTTGTTACATCGCTGATGAATCTACTCGGTGCACTTTCTCAGAGGCTTTCCGTTCTGTGTTTGTTCTGTATCATTAGCATAGCAAGACAGTAAATGACAACCTGTGTTGGATTTGGATACTAGCATTTATTTAAGGATCAACGAGGCTACAGATCTGTTCCTCCTTGATTATTTCATGTACACAATCATTCCCCCTGCATCATCACATTTGCCTGATGTTGACTTCCCTTCCAATTGGGGAGATTGCTCCTGGTCTGGAAAAATTGGGCAGAAAGTCATGTCGGTGTTATACAAGTCGCTTGCAGTTACCTATCCTGGGCATTGCTGACCATGATTGTTACGTGTTCCCAGGTATTGGTCTCTGTGGATCTTCCCCCATTTCAAGGATCTTCCCTTCATCCAAGAACTTCACTTGTGTGAAGTGAAGAACACTGTACACAAACCCCCAATCCCTGCTTTTCCCAGTCAAGACAGTCTATATGCAGAAGTACAATATCTTACCAGCCTCCTGGCTGGTGGCTGTCTCACATCAGTCTATTAATGGGAGTATTCAGTATGTTagttaaattttaattacatcTGGATCAAATGTACAGCAGGTCCATACAATTTATAGCTAGTGAGTAGCAGGTTTGTGCTTGAGAGTTCAACAgttcttttttcagtatttaccTGCAGCTATGCAGATGCATACACAATTATTTACTGGCTGTCATCATTCACAATCTTACACAGTCATAACAGTTACACCTTAGAAACTCCTCAAGAGATTCTGTACAGGCTATTTCCCATGCAGTTACTGAAGTGATGTAGGGTACATTCTCTTCAACAGAGAGAATCTATCATTGACAGCATGATCATGAAAATTTATAttgttggtgtttggttttgttttggcttttttttaagtggCCTCACCAGTAtgagaaatgtttcttaaaaataaaccatttccCTTCTAGCTGAGGGCATACCACGACCATGGAGGCTAATATATTATCGAGCAAGGAAGATGTTTGACCCAAATAATTATAAAGGGAGGTAAGCGAGTAATTTGGAAGAGTTATGGATGCTAATATCAGTCTCTGATATTTATTTGTACATTAAAAATGGGTATAAATGAAGATTCTCTCTCCCATTTGTGCCAGTTACTGACTTAATTGACAGTTCATTTTTCTGACTAATCCTTATCAATTATCTGAAGCATGACTTGAACTGGTAGTGATGAATGATATTGAAACGTACATAAAGATGACAGCTCTTTTAAGATACTGGAATGGTGTGAATTTACAGTTGAAGCTGTGCCCATTTCCTCAACTAGGTAtactgaggaggaaaaagaaaaattaaagaagtaTCATGCTATGCATGGCAATGATTGGAAGAAGATTTCTGAGATGATGTCCCGTTCTAACCTCTCAGTTGCTATGAAATACTCTGAAATCAAGTCGGGTATgtaattttaaggaaaacaatttgTTCTGTGTATTGCAGTTTGAGAAGTTAATTTAATTGTGTTGTATATGCCTtaaactttaggaaaaaaaaactagagtggattttgtttttaattcatttgtggtggttctttttttccaaaccacTGATTGCATTTTCATACTGAAGGGATAAGAACAGTCTTTgatagaaaagggaaaagaagtggAACAAATGCAACAAGTTGAACAGACATCTGGACAGATGCTTTAAGAGGGAGTATGGGAAGAATTTGACAGCCAggttttaaaagacagaaactaGGAATCAGTGCTATTTTCTAGTGATTAGACTGAAATCTTTCAAATCTGGTATGCAGAAGAGTTTTTAGGAAGTGTGTTTAAGAAGCTGGTCCTTTAAATAAGAATagtgcaaaatgaaatgtttgctcttttgccttttttccacCTAATAATTTATAGTAAATTATGCCTTAACCTTATTGTTCAATTTCAGATATTAATTATGGTCCTTGGTCAAAGGAAGAAATCCAAAAGTTAATGCATGCAGTGGAGGAAGTGATtaggaaaagagcagaaatggaaGATGCAGATTCAGTTTCCTCATTGAAAAAGTCAAACAGAGAGCTCTTGATTGCCCGTgagaaactgcagcaaaaatTACCATGGACTGAGATTGAAGCTAAGGTGGGAACTCGATATTGGAGACAATGTAAACAGAAATGGTAAGGTTTTATACTCAGCTGAGGTAGTAAAATGTATTCTGGGAGTATACATTCTGCAAAACTGTTTGTACTATGTTGAGTGTTTGGCAAGGTAGGTGATGGGTTGTAGGCTATGGAAGAGGTGTTGTGGATGTGTCTGAGACAAATAACACTTGGCTAGctgggttttcttcttgctgtgaTAGCGAAGCctgatttctgcttctctgtggcAGCAGTAGCATCTTGGAGACACTTCCTTTTGATGCTTGGAATTTCTTGAAATGATAGAAAtctttttttacatgttttcaaaGGTCTACAATTTTAACGAACAAGATGAACAAAGGGCAGCAGTTGTATAGGGGGACCAAAGGATTACAGGCCAGGATCAATCTCATTAAAAGGTATAGAATGTTTTTGTGTCTTACTGTTCTGAGTTGTGTTTATAGAAGCTCGCAGGGTGAGAAAGGCATGCCTATGGTTTCAGAAAGGTTTTGCAACCACTCTTTGGACAAAATGTCCTGTGATTTCTGAATGGAAAAGCTGTGAGCGTTACTGAATTACTCCTAAATTCTGCCTACAAACTGCTTCTGTATTACATTTGCAGGTTGCATGAAATGAAAGTGGAGGATTCTAATGAAGTAAACTGGGAAGAACTTGGCAGTGCTATTGGgtaaacctttttttcctctttttatgaATACAAAGGATAGTTGAAGCAGACAGCGTTAAAAATTCCACAAAGGAGTCAAAGTTCCTAGACCTCTGCAGCTATAGAAAGTTGTTATTTAGTCTGGTAACGTGCAGTTATATATCCTTACATAGTATGCAAGGTACTGAGCCATAAACCAGTAAGCTCTGAAACTTGCTTTTAACCACTTCAGGCAACTCATGCTGTATTTCCAGCGCATGCTGCGTACTACAACTGTGTTATGTAGTCTGTGCTAAAGTCTTTTGTCACAGACTTCCCAGGGTTTTAATAGACATACAGGAAAAAGGGATAATTACAGGAATGTGTAATACAATATAATAGTCGTCTTCCAAACAAAGCAAGTGTTGAACATGAAATTACCAACACTGTGAATGCTATACTTCTTCTAAAgcgcttttttctttttccacataCTTTGTTTcgttttctatttctttttgctaaacTTATAATATGTATGATGGTATGGTTTAGGTTCTTACCTTCAAGGGGAATTGCTGTcttgaaaaactgctttaattaGAATTTAAGTTCAGTTCTTTCTACCTGAAGCTAAGATATTGTTTGACTGGCATCATTCTCGTGAATGGATAACTCGGTAACAACTAAACTTTGTAATAGTTCCTTGCACCACTAATTCTTTGAACTCTTCGCTTTTCAGAGATGTCCCTAGATCCTATGTTCAAGCAAAATTTTACAAGCTGAAAGTTTCCAGTGTCCCCCTCTGgcaaaaaaagactttttctggTCAGTATTCCAGCTGTTTGTATACGTATCTTAAGGTTTTTGCTTGAATCTGAGAGGATATGTATTCTAGTTCAACTCTTTCTTAGTTACTTTCTCCTAAGTAAATTGGCTAAAATCACAGatcatttacttattttattaaatgcctttttttttttttttaaatagcagtaTACTTTCAATGTCATCTTCGTGCAGTGCTTATGAACCTCTTCTTTAATACCTGGGCTTTAAAAGTTTTATGACGAtgcttttttttagtttctctgCATGTAAGTATATGATCTACCCTGCAGTTACTGTGATTACTACAGAAATAGTgacattttttgcatttaacACTGACAAAATAATTACTGTCTGTGAGATCCTGTTGCCCTTAGGCATCCAGTTCCCTTACAGATCTAATTAAGACtactttttttatctgttttattcCCCCAAAGAAATTATTGATTATCTTTATAAAGAGAAGCTTCCAGAACTTGAAGAAAAGTTAGAAAAGAATGGGAAACATGATGTTTCTGAGAATTCAGCACCCAGGCAACTGGAGAAGTTTTTCCGTCTTAGTGACATTTTTGACTCCAGTGAAGAGTGTGAGTAATCGACTGCCTTAAAAGCAATTCCTGCTCTGCGTATTTAACTGCAAAATGGATCTGTTCGAAGGTGGGCATGGATCAACAACTGCAGGTACACAGGCTGTCTAATAATAGAAAAAGTAAAGCTAACGCGTGTatgattttcttgtttcataaTGACGACTGAGGTAAATACAGGTTTTGTGCCACCTTTTATTACTTTAATGTTGCTCTGGTTTTAGAAGTCTTTATTTAAGCATCCAAGTTGCTTTCTGTATGTCTTAAAAATAACGTTTTTCc
The Falco naumanni isolate bFalNau1 chromosome 9, bFalNau1.pat, whole genome shotgun sequence DNA segment above includes these coding regions:
- the TTF1 gene encoding transcription termination factor 1; translation: MTGKESVNDFQVQDFLRKKKKKKRKHKEYNEACESDGKEDTQNAEFSRASPVLFEDQAAQNDEGHKKKKKKKTKEKKQESLLDNSCVELEHEISNEMAAQNDEGRKKKKKKKTKEEKQESLLDNSCVELEHEISNEMAAQNDEGRKKKKKKKTKEEKQESLLDNSCVELEHEISNGMAAQNDEGRKKKKKKKTKEEKQESLLDNSCVELEHEISNEMAAQNDEGRKKKKKKKTKEEKQESLLDNSCVELEHEISNEMAAQNDEGRKKKKKKKTKEEKQESLLDNSCVELEHEISNEMAAQNDEGHKKKKKKKTKEEKQESLLDNSCLELEHETSNEMAAQNDEGRKKKKKEKTKEEKQESLLDNSCLELEHETSNEMAAQNDEGRKKKKKEKTKEEKQESLLDNSCVELEHEISNEMAVDASQKKKKKKKRKHNDSIDEQSSVACVTVDQHTTESCQEVSADDVLNKQFVKKKRKEKLPEEDEVHELPTSETHDKNDNERPKKKKKERRSSTQNMEEDVDVAVDESLLSPPEQKRQRKDTVLPLPVDEGDVATPQQQHEGGDCDASPAMSEESANVAAEFSKPTKAADQSPQKTPAHARKRKKSITSVTEKSCSESDILIRTPEPSASNRKKGKNSSLTEMLASEEGNLDDEECLDDEEELKSSTYSIVDLDTAKRELEEFIPHVRNISDSSIRKAGRDLVRFKEFKKQGIAIKFGRFSQKENDQVRKNVEQFLAITGIDSAEKLLFTSRYPEDKETISRLKAENLFCEKISEGIPRPWRLIYYRARKMFDPNNYKGRYTEEEKEKLKKYHAMHGNDWKKISEMMSRSNLSVAMKYSEIKSDINYGPWSKEEIQKLMHAVEEVIRKRAEMEDADSVSSLKKSNRELLIAREKLQQKLPWTEIEAKVGTRYWRQCKQKWSTILTNKMNKGQQLYRGTKGLQARINLIKRLHEMKVEDSNEVNWEELGSAIGDVPRSYVQAKFYKLKVSSVPLWQKKTFSEIIDYLYKEKLPELEEKLEKNGKHDVSENSAPRQLEKFFRLSDIFDSSEECE